In Streptomyces hawaiiensis, one genomic interval encodes:
- a CDS encoding CitMHS family transporter translates to MLTILGFAMIATFLVLIMMKKMSPIAALVLIPALFCVFVGKGAKLGDYVIDGVTSLAPTAAMLMFAIVYFGVMIDVGLFDPIVRGILKFCKADPMRIVVGTAVLAAIVSLDGDGSTTFMITVSAMYPLYKRLKMSMVVMTGVAAMANGVMNTLPWGGPTARAATALKLDASDIFVPMIPALLVGLLFVFVLSYVLGVRERRRLGVLTLDDVLEEEKETETVLVGSGGSDDGKVSMRKGGTAAATGATGGAGSGTDAPGDAVDSAASADDDGFQGLDPNRATLRPKLYWFNALLTVALLTAMIMEWLPIPVLFLIGAALVLSVNFPNIPDQRARLAAHADNVLNVSGMVFAAAVFTGVLQGTGMVDHMAKWMVDVIPGSMGPHMALVTGILSLPLTYFMSNDGFYFGVLPVLAEAGAAHGVTPLEMARASLVGQPLHMSSPLVPAVYVLVGMAKVDFGDHTKFVVKWAALTCLVILGAGMLFGII, encoded by the coding sequence ATGCTGACCATCCTCGGCTTCGCCATGATCGCGACCTTCCTGGTCCTGATCATGATGAAGAAGATGTCGCCGATCGCGGCGCTCGTGCTGATTCCCGCGCTGTTCTGCGTGTTCGTCGGCAAGGGCGCCAAGCTCGGCGACTACGTCATCGACGGCGTGACCAGCCTCGCCCCCACCGCGGCGATGCTCATGTTCGCGATCGTCTACTTCGGCGTGATGATCGATGTCGGTCTCTTCGACCCGATCGTCCGCGGCATTCTCAAATTCTGCAAAGCCGACCCGATGCGGATCGTCGTCGGCACCGCCGTGCTCGCCGCGATCGTGTCGCTGGACGGCGACGGCTCGACGACCTTCATGATCACCGTCTCGGCGATGTACCCGCTGTACAAGCGCCTGAAGATGAGCATGGTCGTGATGACCGGTGTCGCCGCCATGGCCAACGGTGTGATGAACACCCTCCCGTGGGGCGGCCCCACCGCCCGCGCAGCGACCGCGCTGAAGCTCGACGCCAGCGACATCTTCGTCCCGATGATCCCGGCGCTCCTGGTCGGCCTGCTCTTCGTCTTCGTCCTCTCCTACGTGCTCGGTGTGCGCGAGCGCCGGCGGCTGGGCGTGCTGACGCTGGACGACGTCCTGGAGGAGGAGAAGGAGACCGAGACGGTCCTCGTCGGCTCCGGCGGCTCCGACGACGGCAAGGTCTCGATGCGCAAGGGCGGCACGGCTGCCGCCACGGGCGCCACGGGTGGTGCGGGCTCCGGCACGGATGCTCCCGGGGACGCTGTGGACTCCGCCGCATCCGCGGACGACGACGGCTTCCAGGGCCTCGACCCGAACCGGGCCACGCTGCGCCCCAAGCTCTACTGGTTCAACGCGCTGCTCACGGTCGCCCTGCTCACCGCCATGATCATGGAGTGGCTGCCGATCCCGGTGCTGTTCCTGATCGGCGCCGCGCTCGTCCTCTCGGTGAACTTCCCGAACATCCCCGACCAGCGGGCCCGCCTGGCCGCCCACGCCGACAACGTCCTGAACGTCTCCGGCATGGTCTTCGCCGCCGCCGTCTTCACCGGCGTCCTCCAGGGCACCGGCATGGTCGACCACATGGCCAAGTGGATGGTGGACGTCATCCCCGGCAGCATGGGCCCGCACATGGCCCTCGTCACCGGCATCCTGAGCCTGCCGCTCACCTACTTCATGTCGAACGACGGCTTCTACTTCGGTGTCCTGCCCGTCCTCGCCGAGGCGGGTGCCGCGCACGGGGTCACCCCGCTGGAGATGGCCCGCGCCTCCCTGGTCGGCCAGCCGCTGCACATGTCCAGCCCGCTCGTCCCGGCCGTCTACGTCCTGGTGGGCATGGCCAAGGTCGACTTCGGCGACCACACCAAGTTCGTCGTGAAGTGGGCCGCCCTCACCTGCCTCGTCATCCTCGGCGCGGGCATGCTGTTCGGGATCATCTGA
- a CDS encoding aldehyde dehydrogenase family protein, translated as MKAHDGMYIQGAWRPAAGQDVIEVVNPVDEQVIGTVPAGTAEDVDCAVRAARAALPEWAATPPAERAARLSALRDVLVARADEIAETVTAELGSPLKFSQAVHAGVPIAVAGSYAELAAAYAFEEKTGNSVVHQEPVGVVAAITPWNYPLHQIVAKVAPALAAGCTVVVKPAEDTPLVARLFAGAVHEAGLPAGVFNLVTGLGPVAGQALAEHPGVDLVSFTGSTAVGRQIAAIAAGQVKKVALELGGKSANVILPTADLAKAVNVGVANVMSNSGQTCSAWTRMLVHRDQYDEAVGLAAEAAAKYGDRIGPVVNAGQRDRVRGYIEKGVAEGARLVAGGPEAPREQGYFVSPTVFADVTEDMTIAQEEIFGPVLSILRYEDEEDALRIANGTVYGLAGAVWAGDEAEAVAFARRMETGQVDINGGRFNPLAPFGGYKQSGVGRELGVHGLAEYLQTKSLQF; from the coding sequence ATGAAGGCACACGACGGCATGTACATCCAGGGTGCCTGGCGCCCCGCCGCCGGCCAGGACGTGATCGAGGTCGTGAACCCGGTCGACGAGCAGGTCATCGGCACGGTTCCCGCGGGCACCGCCGAAGACGTCGACTGCGCCGTACGCGCCGCTCGCGCCGCCCTGCCGGAGTGGGCCGCGACCCCGCCCGCCGAGCGCGCGGCGCGTCTGTCCGCCCTGCGGGACGTGCTCGTGGCGCGCGCGGACGAGATCGCCGAGACCGTCACGGCCGAACTCGGCTCGCCGCTGAAGTTCTCGCAGGCCGTCCACGCGGGCGTGCCGATCGCGGTGGCCGGCTCGTACGCCGAGCTGGCGGCGGCCTACGCCTTCGAGGAGAAGACCGGCAACTCGGTCGTGCACCAGGAGCCGGTCGGTGTCGTGGCCGCCATCACGCCCTGGAACTACCCGCTGCACCAGATCGTCGCCAAGGTCGCCCCGGCCCTGGCGGCCGGCTGCACGGTCGTGGTGAAGCCCGCCGAGGACACCCCTCTGGTCGCCCGCCTCTTCGCCGGCGCGGTGCACGAGGCCGGGCTCCCGGCGGGCGTCTTCAACCTGGTCACCGGTCTCGGCCCGGTCGCCGGCCAGGCCCTCGCCGAGCACCCCGGCGTCGACCTGGTGTCCTTCACCGGCTCCACCGCCGTGGGCCGGCAGATCGCCGCGATCGCCGCCGGGCAGGTCAAGAAGGTCGCCCTCGAACTGGGCGGCAAGTCCGCCAACGTCATCCTCCCGACCGCCGACCTGGCCAAGGCGGTCAACGTCGGCGTCGCCAACGTCATGTCCAACTCCGGGCAGACGTGCAGCGCCTGGACGCGGATGCTGGTCCACCGCGACCAGTACGACGAGGCGGTCGGGCTCGCCGCGGAGGCCGCCGCCAAGTACGGCGACCGCATCGGCCCGGTCGTCAACGCGGGGCAGCGGGACCGGGTGCGCGGCTACATCGAGAAGGGCGTCGCCGAGGGCGCCCGCCTGGTCGCCGGCGGCCCCGAAGCCCCGCGCGAGCAGGGCTACTTCGTCAGCCCGACCGTCTTCGCCGACGTCACCGAGGACATGACCATCGCGCAGGAGGAGATCTTCGGCCCGGTCCTGTCGATCCTGAGGTACGAGGACGAGGAGGACGCCCTGCGCATCGCCAACGGCACGGTCTACGGCCTGGCCGGCGCCGTCTGGGCCGGGGACGAGGCCGAGGCGGTGGCCTTCGCGCGCCGGATGGAGACAGGCCAGGTCGATATCAACGGCGGCCGCTTCAACCCGCTCGCCCCCTTCGGCGGCTACAAGCAGTCCGGCGTCGGCCGCGAACTCGGCGTGCACGGCCTGGCCGAGTACCTCCAGACCAAGTCCCTCCAGTTCTAG
- a CDS encoding class F sortase encodes MVAVSLVLVVGVCWDRGEEPGATVTALPPDFTTAAHPAGTGTGTAALPADSTAPGPRTGPPRAQASPPAAARGNGRAPGPPVNGARTPGPAVNAPAANGPRTQRPRTPEPSRPGLRKDRPVTSHHRPGAATPRPAPKPAAPRPAPRPVTPVTRKPRPPAGLRPLPRSRATRLLIPYLRLDAPVMDLGLDRDRRLAAPPDDDPKLVGWYRHGASPGEQGTAVAVGHLDTDSGPAVFAGLTELKRGRIVKARRADGRIAVYTVDKIKSYEKAHFPSQEVYGARGRPELRLITCGGSYDRRKGYSGNVVVFAHLTGIR; translated from the coding sequence GTGGTGGCCGTCTCGCTGGTGCTGGTGGTCGGCGTCTGCTGGGATCGGGGCGAAGAGCCCGGCGCGACGGTGACGGCCCTCCCGCCGGACTTCACCACGGCCGCCCACCCGGCCGGCACCGGCACCGGCACGGCCGCCCTGCCCGCCGACTCCACCGCCCCCGGCCCCCGCACCGGCCCACCCCGGGCACAGGCATCCCCTCCGGCCGCGGCCCGCGGCAACGGGCGCGCCCCCGGGCCGCCCGTCAACGGGGCCCGCACACCCGGCCCCGCCGTCAACGCCCCCGCCGCCAACGGCCCCCGCACCCAGAGGCCCCGCACCCCCGAGCCCTCACGCCCCGGGCTCCGCAAAGACAGGCCCGTCACGTCGCACCACCGGCCCGGAGCCGCCACCCCGCGCCCCGCTCCCAAGCCCGCAGCCCCACGCCCCGCTCCCCGGCCTGTCACCCCCGTCACCCGGAAGCCTCGCCCCCCGGCCGGCCTCCGCCCCCTGCCCCGCTCCCGGGCCACCCGCCTCCTCATCCCCTACCTCCGCCTCGACGCCCCGGTCATGGACCTCGGCCTCGACCGCGACCGCCGCCTCGCCGCACCGCCGGACGACGACCCCAAGCTCGTCGGCTGGTACCGGCACGGCGCCTCGCCCGGCGAGCAGGGCACCGCCGTGGCCGTCGGACATCTGGACACGGACAGCGGGCCCGCCGTCTTCGCGGGGCTGACCGAGCTGAAACGGGGCCGGATCGTCAAGGCCCGCCGCGCCGACGGACGGATCGCCGTCTACACGGTCGACAAGATCAAGTCGTACGAGAAGGCGCACTTCCCGAGCCAGGAGGTGTACGGCGCCCGGGGCCGCCCCGAGCTGCGTCTGATCACCTGCGGCGGCAGCTACGACCGCAGGAAGGGCTACTCCGGGAACGTGGTCGTCTTCGCCCACCTCACCGGCATCCGCTGA
- a CDS encoding MFS transporter, whose protein sequence is MDTAPSAQPVTTTPAVGNRRKVATAAALASAVEWYDYFVFGIAAALVLGDLYFPAGSSTAGVLASFATFAVGFLARPIGGIVAGHLGDKRGRKPMLVLALTLMGVATTGIGLLPTYDTIGVAAPILLVLLRVAQGVAVGAQWGGAMLLATEYAPEGKRGVYGSVVQLGVPIGVVTANTVFLLAGALTTDSAFAAWAWRVPFLAGLLVLVLAWYIHTRVEETPAFREAERALGEKEKSEQNSPLRTIMRGHLGTVFLAGGSFAVNTATFYILITGVLDYTTRELDMDKGAVLTVSLCVSLTQLVLIPAAAALSDRIGRIRIYAFGAAGIALWAVPLFLLIDTGSLLWLAVGTFVASCFLSIMYGPQAALFAELFTPEMRYTGASLGYQIAAVAGGGLAPFVMVLLLEATGTSMAVSGYIIALSVIALVSIKVLADRARRAEAESAPEAEAEAESAS, encoded by the coding sequence ATGGACACAGCACCTTCCGCTCAGCCCGTCACGACCACGCCCGCCGTCGGCAACCGCCGCAAGGTGGCCACCGCGGCGGCGCTCGCCTCGGCCGTCGAGTGGTACGACTACTTCGTCTTCGGCATCGCCGCCGCCCTCGTGCTCGGCGATCTCTACTTCCCCGCCGGCAGCTCCACGGCAGGCGTCCTCGCCTCGTTCGCCACCTTCGCCGTCGGCTTCCTCGCCCGGCCCATCGGTGGCATCGTCGCGGGCCACCTCGGCGACAAGCGCGGCCGCAAGCCGATGCTCGTCCTCGCGCTCACCCTGATGGGCGTGGCCACCACCGGCATCGGCCTGCTGCCCACGTACGACACGATCGGCGTGGCCGCCCCGATCCTGCTCGTCCTGCTCCGCGTCGCCCAGGGCGTCGCCGTCGGCGCGCAGTGGGGCGGCGCGATGCTCCTGGCCACCGAGTACGCCCCCGAGGGCAAGCGCGGTGTCTACGGCAGCGTCGTCCAGCTCGGCGTCCCCATCGGCGTGGTCACCGCCAACACCGTCTTCCTGCTGGCCGGCGCCCTCACCACTGACTCGGCGTTCGCGGCCTGGGCCTGGCGCGTGCCGTTCCTGGCCGGCCTGCTGGTCCTCGTCCTCGCCTGGTACATCCACACCCGCGTCGAGGAGACCCCGGCGTTCCGGGAGGCCGAACGGGCGCTCGGCGAGAAGGAGAAGTCCGAGCAGAACTCGCCGCTGCGCACGATCATGCGCGGCCACCTGGGCACGGTCTTCCTGGCCGGCGGCTCCTTCGCCGTGAACACCGCCACCTTCTACATCCTCATCACCGGCGTCCTCGACTACACGACCCGCGAGCTGGACATGGACAAGGGCGCGGTGCTCACCGTCTCGCTCTGCGTCAGCCTCACCCAGCTCGTGCTGATCCCGGCCGCCGCCGCGCTCTCCGACCGCATCGGCCGCATCCGGATCTACGCCTTCGGCGCGGCCGGCATCGCCCTGTGGGCCGTACCGCTCTTTCTGCTGATCGACACCGGCTCGCTGCTGTGGCTCGCGGTCGGCACGTTCGTCGCCAGCTGCTTCCTGAGCATCATGTACGGCCCCCAGGCCGCCCTGTTCGCCGAGCTGTTCACGCCCGAGATGCGCTACACCGGCGCCTCCCTCGGCTACCAGATCGCGGCCGTCGCCGGCGGCGGGCTCGCCCCCTTCGTCATGGTGCTGCTGCTGGAGGCGACCGGCACGTCCATGGCCGTGTCCGGCTACATCATCGCGCTCTCGGTGATCGCCCTGGTCTCCATCAAGGTCCTCGCGGACCGGGCGCGTAGGGCGGAAGCGGAGAGCGCGCCCGAGGCCGAGGCGGAGGCCGAGTCAGCGAGCTGA
- a CDS encoding ABC transporter ATP-binding protein, with product MTRAISLHDVSKAYTRGARVVDRLSLDISPGEFLVLLGPSGCGKSTVLRMIAGLEEIDEGRLLLDGEYANDLPPSGRDMAMVFQNFALYPNMTSRANIGFPLRIEDPATDPRPRVDATARMLGIEDLLDRLPGQLSGGERQRVAMGRAIARHPSAFLMDEPLSNLDAKLRTHLRAEISRLTQELGVTTIYVTHDQAEAMSLGDRVAVLRGGVLQQVDSPRAVYALPRNVFVAAFIGTPRINLLRGLVRAPLDGAMTISLGKQFLRLPEPLSLDHQLLRVQQGREVIVGLRSEAVRIAKHSAARPGEVPITGLVEHVEFQGHEILVHFNTGSSPAVVPELEAPRPRPGRPARRRRRDGSVLTRLRERTGAGRAGPVVTLDDPRDDEVRQPSAEPRLPGDLIVRTTPDLALRHGMQVPLLVDLAHLFVFDRQGDRICPHPARLPDLGD from the coding sequence ATGACACGCGCCATCTCCCTGCACGACGTCAGCAAGGCCTACACGCGGGGCGCCCGCGTGGTGGACCGGCTGTCGCTGGACATCTCGCCCGGCGAGTTCCTCGTGCTGCTCGGCCCGTCCGGCTGCGGCAAGTCGACCGTGCTCAGAATGATCGCCGGGCTGGAGGAGATCGACGAGGGCCGGCTGCTGCTCGACGGCGAGTACGCCAACGACCTGCCGCCGTCCGGCCGGGACATGGCGATGGTCTTCCAGAACTTCGCCCTCTACCCGAACATGACCAGCCGCGCCAACATCGGCTTCCCGCTGCGCATCGAGGACCCGGCCACGGACCCCCGCCCCCGCGTCGACGCCACCGCCCGCATGCTCGGCATCGAGGACCTCCTCGACCGCCTGCCCGGCCAGCTCTCCGGCGGCGAGCGTCAGCGCGTGGCCATGGGCCGGGCCATCGCCCGCCACCCCTCCGCCTTCCTGATGGACGAGCCGCTGTCCAACCTCGACGCCAAGCTCCGCACCCATCTGCGGGCCGAGATCTCCCGGCTCACCCAGGAGCTGGGCGTCACCACGATCTACGTCACCCACGACCAGGCCGAGGCCATGTCGCTCGGCGACCGGGTCGCCGTGCTGCGCGGCGGCGTGCTCCAGCAGGTCGACAGCCCTCGCGCGGTCTACGCGCTGCCCCGCAACGTCTTCGTCGCCGCGTTCATCGGCACCCCGCGCATCAACCTGCTGCGCGGCCTGGTGCGCGCTCCGCTCGACGGGGCGATGACCATCAGCCTGGGCAAGCAGTTCCTGCGCCTGCCCGAGCCGCTCTCCCTGGACCACCAGCTCCTGCGTGTCCAGCAGGGCCGCGAGGTCATCGTCGGCCTGCGCTCCGAGGCCGTCCGGATCGCCAAGCACAGCGCGGCCCGCCCCGGCGAGGTGCCGATCACCGGCCTGGTCGAGCACGTGGAGTTCCAGGGGCACGAGATCCTGGTGCACTTTAACACCGGCTCCAGCCCCGCCGTCGTCCCCGAACTGGAGGCCCCGCGCCCCCGCCCCGGCCGCCCCGCCCGGCGGCGCCGCCGCGACGGCTCGGTCCTCACGCGGTTGCGGGAGCGGACCGGGGCCGGGCGGGCGGGCCCCGTCGTGACCCTGGACGACCCCCGGGACGACGAAGTGCGGCAGCCGTCCGCCGAGCCCCGCCTGCCCGGCGACCTCATCGTCCGCACCACCCCCGACCTCGCCCTCCGCCACGGCATGCAGGTGCCGCTCCTGGTCGACCTCGCCCACCTCTTCGTCTTCGACCGGCAGGGCGACCGCATCTGCCCGCACCCGGCCCGCCTGCCCGACCTGGGGGACTGA
- a CDS encoding MFS transporter, whose protein sequence is MRPGGNRGWLLRLVIAFSFAQGAVSMARPAVSYRALALGADERAIGVIAGVYALLPLFAAVPLGRRTDHGRCAPLLPVGVVLISGGCALSGVAGSLGTMALWSGVMGLGHLCFVIGSQSLVARQSAPHEQDRNFGHFTIGAALGQLVGPVAAGALIGGEDMAGSSALALIVAGATAAVAFTSLWRIEHRRTASTSRADKGDRVPVRGILRTRGVPAGIFISLAVLSATDILTAYLPVVGEHRGIAPSVIGILLSLRAAATIACRLVLTPLLRLLGRTLLLTVTCLLAALLCAGIALPVPVWALALLLVALGFCLGVGQPLSMTTVVQAAPDDARSTALALRLTGNRLGQVAAPAAAGLIAGVVGVAAPFVMLGVLLLVSSGVAVRSPREPEEAGEADEVDETGEADEPGPAVGPETGGAGRAARRRLRCGVPLRRKSDI, encoded by the coding sequence GTGAGGCCCGGTGGGAACCGCGGCTGGCTGCTCCGCCTCGTCATCGCCTTCAGCTTCGCGCAGGGGGCGGTGTCGATGGCCCGGCCCGCCGTCTCCTACCGGGCCCTCGCGCTGGGCGCGGACGAGCGGGCGATCGGCGTGATCGCCGGTGTGTACGCGCTGCTGCCCCTGTTCGCGGCCGTGCCGCTGGGCCGCCGCACCGACCACGGCCGCTGCGCGCCCCTGCTGCCGGTCGGCGTGGTCCTCATATCCGGCGGCTGCGCCCTGAGCGGCGTCGCCGGCTCCCTGGGGACGATGGCCCTGTGGAGCGGGGTGATGGGCCTCGGGCACCTGTGCTTCGTCATCGGCTCCCAGTCCCTCGTCGCCCGCCAGTCCGCGCCCCACGAACAGGACCGCAACTTCGGCCACTTCACGATCGGCGCCGCCCTCGGCCAGCTGGTCGGCCCGGTCGCCGCCGGCGCGCTGATCGGCGGCGAGGACATGGCCGGCAGCAGCGCGCTCGCCCTGATCGTGGCGGGCGCCACGGCGGCGGTCGCGTTCACCTCGCTGTGGCGCATCGAGCATCGCCGTACGGCGTCCACGTCCCGCGCGGACAAGGGTGACCGGGTCCCGGTCCGGGGCATCCTGCGCACCCGGGGGGTGCCCGCGGGCATCTTCATCAGCCTCGCAGTGCTGTCCGCGACCGACATCCTGACCGCCTACCTCCCGGTGGTCGGCGAGCACCGGGGCATCGCGCCGTCCGTGATCGGGATCCTGCTCAGTCTGCGCGCGGCGGCGACGATCGCCTGCCGCCTGGTGCTGACGCCCCTGCTGCGGCTGCTCGGCCGGACCCTGCTGCTGACCGTCACCTGTCTGCTGGCGGCCCTGCTGTGCGCGGGCATAGCCCTGCCGGTGCCGGTGTGGGCGCTCGCGCTGCTGCTGGTCGCGCTGGGCTTTTGCCTCGGGGTCGGTCAGCCGCTGTCCATGACGACGGTCGTCCAGGCCGCCCCCGACGACGCACGTTCCACGGCCCTGGCCCTGCGCCTGACCGGCAACCGGCTCGGCCAGGTCGCCGCGCCCGCCGCGGCCGGGCTGATCGCCGGAGTCGTGGGTGTGGCGGCGCCGTTCGTGATGCTCGGAGTGCTGTTGCTGGTGTCGTCCGGGGTCGCCGTCCGGTCGCCGCGGGAGCCGGAGGAGGCGGGCGAGGCGGACGAGGTAGACGAGACGGGCGAGGCGGACGAGCCAGGCCCTGCGGTCGGGCCGGAGACGGGCGGTGCGGGCCGCGCGGCGCGAAGACGCCTCAGGTGTGGGGTGCCGCTGCGCCGGAAGAGCGATATCTGA
- a CDS encoding Zn-dependent alcohol dehydrogenase, translated as MAVRAAVLPAVGSPLEITGIDLPDPGPGQVRVRLAAAGVCHSDLSLSDGTMRVPVPAVLGHEGAGTVVAVGEGVAHIAPGDGVVLNWAPSCGACHACSLGEVWLCANALGGAADVYARTTEGIDLHPGLNVAAFAEETVVSASCVLPVPDGVPLTDAALLGCAVLTGYGAVHHSARVRQGETVAVFGVGGVGLAALQAARIAGASKIVAVDVSAGKEELARAAGATDYVVASDATAREIRGLTGKQGVDVAVECAGRAVSIRAAWDSTRRGGRTTVVGIGGKDQQVTFNALEIFHWGRTLSGCVYGNSDPAQDLPVLAEHIRAGRLDLSALVTERISLDGIPAAFENMLAGKGGRSLVVF; from the coding sequence ATGGCTGTCCGCGCCGCCGTCCTGCCCGCCGTCGGCTCCCCGCTGGAGATCACCGGCATCGACCTGCCCGACCCCGGACCCGGCCAGGTCCGCGTCCGGCTCGCCGCCGCCGGGGTATGCCACTCCGACCTGTCCCTGTCCGACGGCACCATGCGGGTGCCCGTCCCCGCCGTCCTCGGCCACGAGGGCGCCGGCACGGTCGTCGCCGTCGGCGAGGGCGTCGCTCACATCGCACCGGGCGACGGCGTCGTCCTCAACTGGGCCCCGTCCTGCGGCGCCTGCCACGCCTGCTCGCTCGGCGAGGTCTGGCTGTGCGCCAACGCCCTGGGCGGTGCCGCCGACGTCTACGCCCGTACCACCGAGGGGATCGACCTCCATCCCGGCCTGAACGTCGCCGCGTTCGCCGAGGAGACGGTCGTCTCCGCCTCCTGCGTCCTGCCCGTCCCGGACGGCGTCCCGCTCACCGACGCGGCCCTGCTCGGCTGCGCGGTCCTCACCGGCTACGGCGCCGTCCACCACTCGGCCCGCGTCCGGCAGGGCGAGACGGTCGCGGTGTTCGGCGTCGGGGGAGTGGGCCTCGCCGCCCTCCAGGCCGCCCGGATCGCGGGCGCCTCGAAGATCGTCGCGGTGGACGTGTCGGCCGGGAAGGAGGAGCTGGCCAGGGCGGCCGGCGCCACCGACTACGTCGTCGCCTCCGACGCCACGGCCCGCGAGATCCGCGGCCTCACCGGCAAGCAGGGTGTCGACGTCGCCGTGGAGTGCGCGGGCCGCGCGGTCAGCATCCGCGCGGCCTGGGACTCCACCCGCCGCGGCGGCCGCACCACGGTCGTCGGCATCGGCGGCAAGGACCAGCAGGTCACCTTCAACGCCCTGGAGATCTTCCACTGGGGCCGCACCCTCTCCGGCTGCGTCTACGGCAACTCCGACCCGGCTCAGGACCTCCCGGTCCTGGCCGAACACATCCGGGCGGGCCGCCTCGACCTGAGCGCACTGGTGACGGAACGCATCTCCCTGGACGGCATCCCGGCGGCCTTCGAGAACATGCTGGCGGGCAAGGGCGGCCGGTCACTGGTCGTCTTCTAG